GAACCTCCGCTTTTTGCTGCGTGTCGTCGCGATCACGCTCACAGAGTGTGCACATGTTCATTCATGGCACGCGGGTTCGACAACAAGCACTGACGCTGCTGCGCGACGGCGCGAAGAACGCGGACGTGGCCCGGCAGCTCAACGTCCCGCTCGGCACCATCGGCTACTGGAAACACCTCGACCGCGCGAAGCATGGCGAGTGCCCAGGGAATCACGACCCCAAGTGCCCACGCTGCGACGGCCGAGACCTGGACCTGGCGGCGTACAGCTACCTGCTCGGCCTCTACCTCGGCGACGGCCACATCAGCCAGTACTCAGAGCACCGTGTACCCAGCCTGATGATCACGTGCGACGAGTCCTGGCCCGGGCTCATGGACAAGTGCGAAGCAGCCATGCGCACCGTCTTCCCCGACAACTCCGTCTGCCGAGTCCGCAAGGTCGGCTGCCGCAACGTGAAGGTCTACTCGAAGCACCTGCACTGCCTCTTCCCCCAGCACGGCCCCGGCAAGAAGCACGACCGCCGCATAGTCCTCGAACCCTGGCAGCAGGACATCGTCGACGCCCACCCCTGGGAGTTCATCCGGGGCCTCATCCACTCCGACGGCTGCCGCATCACCAACTGGACGACCCGCATGGTCGCCGGTGAGCGCAAGCGCTACGAATACCCCCGGTACTTCTTCACCAACAAGTCCGACGACATCCGGAAGCTCTTCACCGACACCCTCGACAAGGTCGGCGTCGGATGGACCACTCTGGCCCGCGGCAGCGACCCGTTCAACATCTCCGTCGCCCGCAAATCCTCAGTCGCCCTCATGGACACCCACGTCGGCCCCAAACACTGACCCCGCGCCCGCCGAGACATAGACAAACCGGGGGCATTACCAGTCCATCAGCCATAACGCGAACGGGATTTACCGAGATCCCGCGCATTCGTCCGCGAGGGCGGTCTCCTATTCGCCGGCGCTCTTCGCGGCGGCCGGGAAGGAATTGAGGGCGATTCAGATGTCCGGGCTCGTCACATTGCCTGCCACATTGCCCGCCGCGTTGCTCTCGCGCTACTTGGGGCTGTCGTCCTCGCCGACGTGGTGGACGCGGACGAGGTTCGTCGAGCCGGCGACTCCGGGGGGCGAGCCGGCCGTGATGACGACGATGTCGCCCTTCTGGCAGCGGCCGTACTTGAGGAGGAGTTCGTCGACCTGGTCGACCATCGCGTCGGTGGAGTCGACGTGCGGGCCGAGGATGGTCTCCACGCCCCAGGTGAGGTTGAGCTGGGCGCGGGTGGCCGGGTCGGGCGTGAAGGCCATCACGGGGATGGGCGACCGGTAGCGGGACAACCGCCGTACCGTGTCGCCGGACTGGGTGAAGGCCACCAGGAACTTCGCGCCGAGGAAGTCGCCCATCTCGGCGGCCGCGCGGGCCACGGCGCCGCCCTGGGTGCGGGGCTTGTTGCGTTCGGTCAGCGGGGGCAGACCCTTGGCGAGGATGTCCTCCTCGGCCGCTTCGACGATGCGGGACATGGTGGTGACGGTCGCGATGGGGTACTTGCCGACGCTGGTCTCGCCGGACAGCATCACCGCGTCCGTGCCGTCGATCACGGCGTTCGCCACATCGCTCGCCTCCGCGCGCGTGGGGCGGGAGTTCTCGATCATCGAGTCGAGCATCTGGGTGGCGACGATGACCGGCTTGGCGTTGCGCTTGGCCAGTTTGATGGCGCGCTTCTGGACGATCGGGACCTGTTCGAGGGGCATTTCCACGCCGAGGTCGCCGCGGGCGACCATGATGCCGTCGAAGGCGGCGACGATGCCGTCGATGGCCTCGACCGCCTGGGGTTTCTCGACCTTGGCGATGACGGGGAGGCGGTGGCCCTCCTCGTCCATGATGCGGTGGACGTCGTCGATGTCCTTGCCGCTGCGGACGAAGGACAGCGCGATGACGTCGAAGCCGGTGCGCAGGGCCCAGCGGAGGTCGGCCTCGTCCTTGTCGGAGAGGGCCGGGACGGACACGGCGACTCCGGGGAGGTTCAGGCCCTTGTGGTCGGAGACCATGCCGCCTTCGACGACCTTGGTGTGGACGCGGGGGCCGTCGACGGCGGTGACTTCGAGGCAGACCTTGCCGTCGTCGACGAGGACGCGCTCACCCGGGGTGACGTCCGCGGCGAGGCCGGCGTAGGTCGTTCCGCAGGACTGGCGGTCGCCTTCGGCGCCTTCTTCGACGGTGATGGTGAAGGTGTCTCCGCGTTCAAGGAGTACGGGGCCTTCGGTGAAGCGACCGAGTCGGATCTTCGGGCCTTGAAGGTCGGCGAGCATTCCGACGCTGCGGCCGGTCTCCTCGGAGGCCTTTCGGACGCGCTGGTAGCGCTCCTCGTGTTCGGCGTGGGTGCCGTGGCTGAGGTTGAAGCGGGCTACGTCCATTCCGGCTTCGACCAGGGCTTTGATCTGGTCGTAGGAGTCGGTGGCGGGGCCCAATGTACAGACGATTTTCGCTCGGCGCATAGTTTGAGCCTAGGCCTTACCGGCGGGTAGGGAATTGGCCGTGCATGACCACTCAACAACCTTTGGGTGAAGGGTTATTGACAAGGCTTGAATGTGCGGCGGGGTGCTCCAATGAGCGTTCGAATCGTCGAATTGCGGTTGCCTATGAAAGGCGCATGTCAAAGGCGCGGGGGTGCCATCGTGAAGCGTGCGTTGACCTGGGCGTAGATGTGTTGCCGCTGGGGTTCGAGGTCGAGGGGTGCGGCGGCGGTGTCCTCGGCGGCCGCGCCGGCGAAGGACATGGAGCGCATACGGCGCTGGGGGGTGCCGTAGGTCTCGGCGTTCTCGGCGCCGATGTCGGCGAGTTCGACGAGGGCGGCGAGGGTGGTGCCGAGTGCTTCGGCGTATTCGCGGGCGCGTTGGACGGCTTCGTGGACGGCTTGCTGGCGGGCCTGGCGGTGGACGGGTGAGTCGGGGCGCAGGGCCCACCAGGGTCCGTCGACGCGGGTGAGGTCGAGGTCGGCGAGGCGGGTGGTGAGTTCGCCGAGGGCGGTGAAGTCGACCAGTTCGGCGGTGATGGTGACCCTGCCGTGGTAGCGGTGGACGCGTTCGCCGCGGCCGTGTTTGGTGAGTTCGGGGGTGATGGAGAAGCCGCCGGTCTCCAGGCGTTCGACTGCTTCGCCGTAGCTTTTGACGAGGTCGAGGACGGTGGCGTTGCGGCGGGTGAGGTCGTCGAGGGCGGTGCGGCGGTCGGTGCCGCGGGCGGCGACGGTGATGCCGATGCGGGCGATCTCGGGGTCGACCTCGAGGCGGGCCTCGCCGCGGACGGCGATGCGGGGGGCGTCGGGGGTGCCGTAGGGGACGGGGGGTTGGGGTTCGTCTGTGGGCGTGGTCATGCGTCCCACTGTGTCATTCACCGGTGGGACACAGCTTGTGGTGGTCACCAGATCGAAACCTGCGGGGGCTGTTGCGCCAGGTAAGAAACAGGTCAGAATCTACGCGCGTTGTTGACCGTTTCCCGAGGAGATCCAGACATGCCCTTGAACCGCCGGAAGTTCCTGAAGAAGTCCGCCGTGACGGGCGCGGGGGTGGCGCTGGCCGGTGCGGCGGCGGCTCCGGCGGCGCAGGCCGCGGAGAAGAAGAAGCCGGGCAAGCACGCGAAGCGGTACTCGCTGACGGTGATGGGGACGACCGACCTGCACGGGCATGTCTTCAACTGGGACTACTTCAAGGACGCGGAGTACGCGGA
The nucleotide sequence above comes from Streptomyces sp. N50. Encoded proteins:
- a CDS encoding helix-turn-helix domain-containing protein, with the translated sequence MFIHGTRVRQQALTLLRDGAKNADVARQLNVPLGTIGYWKHLDRAKHGECPGNHDPKCPRCDGRDLDLAAYSYLLGLYLGDGHISQYSEHRVPSLMITCDESWPGLMDKCEAAMRTVFPDNSVCRVRKVGCRNVKVYSKHLHCLFPQHGPGKKHDRRIVLEPWQQDIVDAHPWEFIRGLIHSDGCRITNWTTRMVAGERKRYEYPRYFFTNKSDDIRKLFTDTLDKVGVGWTTLARGSDPFNISVARKSSVALMDTHVGPKH
- the pyk gene encoding pyruvate kinase yields the protein MRRAKIVCTLGPATDSYDQIKALVEAGMDVARFNLSHGTHAEHEERYQRVRKASEETGRSVGMLADLQGPKIRLGRFTEGPVLLERGDTFTITVEEGAEGDRQSCGTTYAGLAADVTPGERVLVDDGKVCLEVTAVDGPRVHTKVVEGGMVSDHKGLNLPGVAVSVPALSDKDEADLRWALRTGFDVIALSFVRSGKDIDDVHRIMDEEGHRLPVIAKVEKPQAVEAIDGIVAAFDGIMVARGDLGVEMPLEQVPIVQKRAIKLAKRNAKPVIVATQMLDSMIENSRPTRAEASDVANAVIDGTDAVMLSGETSVGKYPIATVTTMSRIVEAAEEDILAKGLPPLTERNKPRTQGGAVARAAAEMGDFLGAKFLVAFTQSGDTVRRLSRYRSPIPVMAFTPDPATRAQLNLTWGVETILGPHVDSTDAMVDQVDELLLKYGRCQKGDIVVITAGSPPGVAGSTNLVRVHHVGEDDSPK
- a CDS encoding SIMPL domain-containing protein encodes the protein MTTPTDEPQPPVPYGTPDAPRIAVRGEARLEVDPEIARIGITVAARGTDRRTALDDLTRRNATVLDLVKSYGEAVERLETGGFSITPELTKHGRGERVHRYHGRVTITAELVDFTALGELTTRLADLDLTRVDGPWWALRPDSPVHRQARQQAVHEAVQRAREYAEALGTTLAALVELADIGAENAETYGTPQRRMRSMSFAGAAAEDTAAAPLDLEPQRQHIYAQVNARFTMAPPRL